The proteins below come from a single Natrinema sp. SYSU A 869 genomic window:
- the gcvH gene encoding glycine cleavage system protein GcvH: MSFDVPDDRRYLESHEWALETDGVVRVGISDFAQDELGDVVFVELPDEGDELEQETEFGVVESIKAVSDLYAPVSGEVVAINDDLFDGPELVNEDPFGEGWMLEIEADDLDELEDLLTADEYEDQIA, from the coding sequence ATGAGCTTCGACGTTCCCGACGATAGACGGTACCTGGAATCGCACGAGTGGGCACTCGAGACTGACGGCGTCGTCCGCGTGGGTATCTCCGACTTTGCACAGGACGAACTCGGCGACGTGGTCTTCGTCGAACTCCCCGACGAGGGCGACGAGCTCGAGCAAGAAACGGAGTTCGGCGTCGTGGAGTCGATCAAGGCCGTCTCCGATCTCTATGCGCCCGTCAGCGGCGAGGTCGTCGCGATCAACGACGACCTGTTCGACGGCCCTGAACTCGTCAACGAGGACCCCTTCGGCGAGGGCTGGATGCTCGAAATTGAGGCCGATGATCTCGACGAACTCGAAGACTTGTTGACCGCTGACGAGTACGAAGATCAGATCGCCTGA
- a CDS encoding helix-turn-helix domain-containing protein yields MSGRGPKRELAEKIAGEITLSEDPGATLRKWRTDFDISQTDLAAELDVSSSVISDYESGRRESPGIGVVGRLVEGLLVIDERRGGERIRQYGRVLSAGFESDVVYDLREYATSLPLTRLYDDLEATEVASSGTEQVSGHTVIDSIEAITRLSSEEFFRLYGQSTNRVLVFTNVTQGEGVGIALRVINPTPNAVILHGLEEEDLWDHAKELARIDGYSLAVTSAPLDDVLEHLMTLDD; encoded by the coding sequence ATGAGCGGACGCGGACCGAAACGGGAACTCGCGGAGAAGATCGCCGGGGAAATCACGCTGAGTGAGGATCCCGGCGCGACCCTGCGCAAGTGGCGCACCGACTTCGACATCTCGCAGACCGATCTCGCGGCCGAACTAGACGTTTCGTCGTCGGTCATCTCCGATTACGAGAGCGGCCGCCGGGAGAGTCCTGGCATCGGCGTCGTCGGCCGACTCGTCGAGGGGTTGCTCGTGATCGACGAACGCCGCGGCGGGGAACGAATCAGGCAGTACGGCCGCGTCCTCTCGGCGGGCTTCGAGAGCGACGTCGTCTACGACCTTCGAGAGTACGCTACCTCCCTTCCCCTCACGCGGTTGTACGACGACCTCGAGGCGACCGAAGTGGCCTCAAGCGGCACTGAGCAGGTCAGCGGCCACACGGTCATCGACAGCATCGAGGCGATCACGCGCCTCTCGAGCGAGGAGTTCTTTCGCCTCTACGGGCAGAGCACGAACCGCGTCCTCGTGTTCACCAATGTCACGCAGGGCGAGGGCGTTGGCATCGCGCTGCGAGTGATCAATCCGACGCCGAACGCCGTGATTCTCCACGGACTCGAGGAGGAGGACCTCTGGGATCACGCGAAGGAACTCGCACGCATCGACGGCTACTCGCTCGCCGTCACCTCGGCCCCGCTCGACGACGTGCTCGAGCACCTCATGACGCTCGACGACTAG
- a CDS encoding E3 ubiquitin ligase family protein has translation MGPLAATAIGATSASAITGLDLAVLLLLLHVWGFVVGVDVYNDDAASGLDWATRRIHVGTRPYAVLMLVATVIVWLPFAVGSYPFLGNAPIGRSRGVVVPVAVGGLLVGSGFYFLGGLLTTLRSYATLRRATSTAPGAADHGLVAVSGRVVPLREPLVAPLTGRDAVWYRLTATTTSSKDAKKPGGGADDSLFRSVLTYSTDPARVIADQRTSFALEADTGRVVVDPTDAACRLERPVSKRVAADESLPEPLATRLWESADLETSDRDRRYRESVLEVGETATVLGIAESEGGGTSIVATDDSIADFVVAPGGERQVARALRETIAGCVFATVVLTGGGFALLWWLAGHGLP, from the coding sequence GTGGGTCCTCTTGCAGCGACGGCGATCGGTGCGACCTCGGCATCCGCGATAACCGGTCTCGATCTGGCCGTCTTGCTGTTGCTCCTGCACGTGTGGGGGTTCGTCGTCGGGGTGGACGTCTATAATGACGATGCGGCGTCCGGACTCGACTGGGCCACTCGCCGAATCCACGTGGGCACGCGACCGTACGCGGTCCTCATGCTCGTCGCGACGGTCATCGTCTGGTTGCCGTTTGCCGTCGGATCGTATCCGTTCCTCGGAAACGCTCCCATCGGCAGATCGCGGGGCGTCGTCGTCCCCGTCGCTGTCGGTGGCCTGCTGGTCGGCAGTGGATTCTACTTCCTCGGTGGCCTTCTCACCACGCTTCGCTCGTACGCCACGCTTCGTCGGGCAACCAGCACTGCCCCCGGAGCCGCTGACCACGGGCTTGTCGCCGTCTCCGGCCGCGTCGTTCCGCTCCGAGAGCCACTCGTGGCACCACTCACCGGTCGCGACGCGGTCTGGTACCGGCTCACGGCGACGACGACCTCCTCGAAAGACGCCAAGAAGCCAGGCGGCGGCGCTGACGATTCACTGTTTCGGAGCGTACTGACGTACTCGACCGACCCGGCCCGTGTGATCGCGGATCAGCGAACCTCGTTTGCCCTCGAAGCCGACACCGGTCGGGTCGTCGTCGATCCCACGGACGCGGCGTGCCGGCTCGAGCGGCCGGTGTCGAAACGGGTCGCCGCCGATGAGAGCCTACCGGAACCGCTCGCGACCCGACTCTGGGAGTCAGCCGACCTCGAGACCAGCGATCGGGATCGACGCTACCGCGAGTCAGTCCTCGAGGTCGGCGAAACGGCGACCGTGCTGGGCATCGCCGAATCCGAGGGTGGAGGCACTTCGATCGTCGCGACCGACGACTCGATCGCCGACTTCGTCGTCGCTCCCGGTGGTGAACGGCAGGTGGCTCGAGCCCTCCGTGAGACGATCGCGGGCTGTGTCTTCGCCACCGTCGTACTGACTGGTGGCGGATTCGCTCTTCTGTGGTGGCTCGCCGGCCACGGCCTCCCGTGA
- a CDS encoding S8 family serine peptidase codes for MTQNGPPDAATDRTYDRRSILTGAGSIAVGGLIGSSGVATATPSREPGPKRDEIIVGISPSTADVAGEARAAIPGDADVVHANESIHYAVVSFPSDAPAHARDEFIDAITSSPAIEYAEPNVTIESLLEPDDPYYDHQHAPQQIDCESAWETTRGSEDVVISVVDQGIQYDHPALEAVVDDRIGEDFIDNDGDPYPAHGAEHGTHVGGIAAGGTDDGTGHAGVSDCSLLSVRALNENGVGSLSDIADAIQWSADAGADIINLSLGVDGSYDTLTSACEYAADRGVLLVGAAGNDGDNRVYSPAAEDTVVAVSAVESDDSIASFSNTGSAIELAAPGSRIISSVTGDDYLQMSGTSMAAPVVSGVAGLALSAYPDLSRTELREHLRATAVGVGLADDEQGYGRVDAGAAVETDPFSDSSDGADNQESPGECGDETITASASDTLDGSGWWGDSDRYSYSLHTDDPCSITVSLEGPSSGDFDLYVSTDGRSPTRWDHDEAASGSGTSGSITLSLDGGEAFGLQVHANSGSGEYTLRLEEHGR; via the coding sequence ATGACACAGAACGGTCCCCCGGACGCCGCCACCGATCGCACGTACGACCGCCGATCAATCCTGACCGGTGCCGGTTCGATCGCCGTCGGCGGGCTGATCGGCTCGAGCGGCGTCGCGACCGCGACCCCGAGCCGCGAACCGGGGCCGAAGAGAGACGAGATCATCGTCGGCATCTCGCCGTCGACCGCGGACGTGGCCGGTGAGGCGCGTGCCGCCATCCCCGGCGATGCCGACGTCGTCCACGCGAACGAATCGATTCACTACGCCGTCGTTTCCTTCCCCTCTGACGCGCCCGCTCACGCACGCGACGAATTCATCGACGCCATCACCAGTTCGCCCGCCATCGAGTACGCGGAACCCAACGTGACGATCGAGTCGCTGCTCGAGCCGGACGACCCCTACTACGATCATCAGCACGCTCCTCAGCAGATCGACTGCGAGAGCGCCTGGGAGACGACGCGCGGCAGCGAGGACGTGGTCATCTCCGTCGTCGACCAGGGGATTCAATACGATCACCCCGCGCTTGAGGCGGTCGTCGACGACCGGATCGGCGAGGACTTCATCGACAATGACGGCGATCCGTATCCCGCCCACGGCGCGGAACACGGCACCCATGTCGGCGGAATCGCCGCCGGCGGGACGGACGACGGGACCGGCCACGCCGGCGTCAGCGACTGCTCGCTCCTCTCGGTCCGCGCACTCAACGAAAACGGCGTGGGATCGCTCTCCGATATTGCCGATGCGATCCAGTGGTCCGCCGACGCGGGGGCCGATATTATCAACCTCTCGCTGGGCGTCGACGGCTCCTACGACACGCTGACGTCGGCCTGTGAGTACGCGGCCGACCGCGGCGTCCTGCTGGTCGGGGCGGCCGGCAACGACGGGGACAACCGCGTCTACTCTCCGGCCGCCGAGGACACCGTCGTCGCCGTTTCGGCCGTCGAGAGCGACGATTCGATCGCCTCCTTTTCGAACACCGGCTCGGCGATCGAACTCGCCGCACCGGGGAGCCGAATCATCTCGAGCGTGACCGGTGACGACTACTTGCAAATGTCGGGTACGTCAATGGCAGCGCCGGTGGTCTCCGGCGTGGCAGGCCTCGCGCTCTCGGCCTATCCCGACCTCTCGCGGACGGAACTGCGAGAACACCTCCGGGCGACGGCCGTCGGCGTCGGTCTCGCCGACGACGAGCAGGGGTACGGACGCGTCGACGCGGGTGCGGCGGTCGAGACGGATCCGTTCTCCGACAGCAGCGACGGCGCGGACAATCAGGAGTCGCCCGGCGAGTGCGGCGACGAGACGATCACTGCAAGTGCGAGCGACACGCTCGACGGCAGCGGCTGGTGGGGCGACAGCGATCGGTACAGTTACTCACTACACACCGACGACCCCTGTTCGATCACGGTCTCGCTCGAGGGGCCGAGCAGTGGCGACTTCGACCTCTACGTGTCCACGGACGGTCGCTCACCGACTAGGTGGGATCACGACGAGGCGGCGTCGGGGTCGGGCACGAGCGGCTCAATTACGCTCTCGCTGGACGGCGGCGAGGCGTTCGGTCTCCAAGTCCACGCGAACAGCGGGAGCGGCGAGTACACGCTCCGGCTCGAGGAACACGGGCGATAG
- the gcvT gene encoding glycine cleavage system aminomethyltransferase GcvT, with product MPLQTPPLRGIHDERGAKFTEFGGWDMPVEFDSIRAEHAAVREDVGVFDVSHMGQIHVTGPDATELMQRLTSNDVSRLKVGDSQYAAITDEDGIIIDDTVVYRLPAEGETLPESRGDGDAADGDPTYLFVPNAGTDEATHERWISYRNEWGLEATVDNRTDEYAMFAVQGPNAVGLVEDLTAESVDDLDRFEARYATIDDVDCWMARTGYTGEDGFELIVPWAAATDIWTAFDCQPCGLGARDTLRIEAGLLLAGQDFDPDSNPRTPYEAGIGFTVALETDFVGRDALAGIEEAGVDERLVGFQLIDRGVPRHGYDITTTESRVVGTVTSGTMSPTLEKPIGLGYVPVEYAEPGTTLQVVVRGQSKKARVETTPFIDTV from the coding sequence ATGCCGCTTCAGACGCCGCCGTTACGTGGGATTCACGACGAGCGTGGAGCGAAGTTTACGGAGTTTGGCGGCTGGGACATGCCGGTGGAGTTCGATTCGATCCGGGCGGAGCACGCGGCCGTGCGGGAGGATGTCGGGGTCTTTGACGTCTCGCATATGGGCCAGATACACGTCACCGGCCCGGACGCGACCGAGTTGATGCAGCGGCTCACCTCGAACGACGTCTCCCGGCTCAAGGTCGGCGACTCCCAGTACGCCGCGATCACCGACGAGGACGGGATCATCATCGATGATACCGTCGTCTATCGGCTGCCCGCCGAGGGCGAGACGCTGCCGGAATCCCGCGGAGACGGCGACGCCGCCGACGGCGACCCGACGTACCTATTCGTCCCCAACGCCGGCACCGACGAGGCGACCCACGAACGATGGATCAGCTACCGCAACGAGTGGGGGCTTGAGGCGACCGTCGACAACCGGACCGACGAGTACGCGATGTTCGCCGTTCAGGGGCCGAACGCGGTCGGCCTGGTCGAAGATCTCACCGCGGAATCCGTTGACGACCTCGATCGGTTCGAGGCTCGGTACGCGACGATCGACGACGTCGACTGCTGGATGGCCCGGACGGGCTACACGGGCGAAGACGGCTTCGAACTGATCGTTCCCTGGGCGGCAGCAACGGATATCTGGACGGCGTTCGACTGCCAGCCCTGCGGGCTGGGTGCGCGCGATACGCTCCGGATCGAAGCCGGCTTGCTGCTCGCCGGGCAGGACTTCGACCCCGACTCGAACCCGCGGACGCCCTACGAGGCCGGTATCGGCTTTACGGTCGCGCTCGAGACCGATTTCGTGGGCCGGGACGCATTGGCTGGGATCGAGGAGGCGGGCGTCGACGAGCGACTCGTCGGCTTCCAGTTGATCGACCGCGGTGTCCCCAGACACGGCTACGACATCACGACCACCGAGAGCCGGGTCGTCGGCACCGTCACCAGCGGGACGATGAGCCCGACCCTCGAGAAGCCGATCGGCCTCGGGTACGTGCCGGTTGAGTACGCGGAGCCGGGGACCACCCTGCAGGTAGTCGTCCGTGGCCAATCGAAGAAAGCGAGAGTCGAAACCACACCCTTCATCGACACAGTATAA
- a CDS encoding aldehyde dehydrogenase family protein, which produces MSTPALEPQADWNQLYIDGEWCDAASDETILVENPSKQEVFTEVPAATVDDVDAAYDAAETAQPDWEAMPREERDEIVENLLDELNAHFEEIAGLLATEAGTPGYRAMGEFATATGDVEMALDLEPPEEEVRPSPSVDDKDNHIVHEPVGVVGIISPWNFPLHLSLRALAPAIALGNTVVLKPATDTPITGGLLIAKLCEAAGVPDGVVNVVTGRGSDIGDRMTSHPTPRVISFTGSTAVGKGVAENAGQSLALPALELGGNAPFIVTDEVDLERAARAGAFGSFFHQGQVCISINRHLVHEDLYDEYIDLLVDHAESLTIGDPSENEDVTFGPVQNETQRDDLVAFIGDSIEAGATLETGGEADGLFVEPTVLSDCTNDMPTACNEHFGPVAPVIPFADDEEAIELANDTEYGLSASVFCEDEERARDLADRVEAGMVHINDQPINEDHNAPFGGVKQSGLGRYHGEWITRELTEPKWISVQGEERDYFVFE; this is translated from the coding sequence ATGAGCACGCCAGCACTCGAGCCACAGGCCGACTGGAACCAGCTATACATCGACGGTGAGTGGTGCGACGCCGCGAGCGACGAGACGATCCTCGTCGAGAACCCGTCGAAACAGGAAGTGTTTACGGAGGTGCCGGCGGCGACGGTCGATGACGTCGACGCCGCCTACGACGCGGCCGAGACGGCCCAGCCCGACTGGGAAGCGATGCCGCGCGAGGAGCGCGACGAGATCGTCGAAAACCTGCTGGACGAACTCAACGCGCACTTCGAGGAGATCGCCGGGCTGCTCGCGACGGAGGCCGGCACCCCGGGCTACCGCGCCATGGGCGAGTTCGCCACCGCGACCGGCGACGTGGAGATGGCACTCGACCTCGAGCCCCCCGAGGAGGAGGTCCGCCCGTCCCCGTCGGTCGACGACAAGGACAACCACATCGTCCACGAACCGGTCGGCGTCGTCGGCATCATCTCGCCGTGGAACTTCCCGCTGCACCTCTCCCTGCGAGCCCTTGCGCCGGCGATCGCGCTGGGGAACACCGTCGTCCTGAAGCCGGCGACGGACACCCCGATCACGGGCGGGCTGCTCATCGCGAAGCTCTGTGAGGCGGCCGGCGTCCCGGACGGCGTCGTCAACGTCGTCACCGGCCGCGGCTCGGACATCGGCGACCGAATGACGAGCCATCCGACGCCGCGGGTGATCTCCTTTACCGGGTCGACGGCCGTCGGCAAGGGCGTCGCAGAGAACGCCGGCCAGAGCCTCGCGCTGCCCGCTCTCGAGCTCGGGGGCAATGCGCCCTTCATCGTCACCGACGAGGTCGATCTCGAGCGGGCCGCGCGCGCCGGTGCCTTCGGCTCGTTCTTCCATCAGGGGCAGGTCTGCATTTCGATCAATCGGCATCTCGTCCACGAGGACCTGTACGACGAGTACATCGACCTGCTGGTCGACCATGCAGAGTCACTCACTATCGGTGATCCATCGGAGAACGAGGACGTCACGTTCGGCCCGGTGCAAAACGAGACCCAGCGCGACGATCTGGTCGCGTTCATCGGGGACTCGATCGAGGCGGGTGCGACCCTCGAAACCGGCGGCGAGGCCGACGGCCTGTTCGTCGAGCCGACGGTCCTCTCGGACTGTACCAATGACATGCCGACGGCGTGTAACGAGCACTTTGGCCCCGTCGCACCCGTGATCCCGTTCGCCGACGACGAGGAGGCCATCGAACTGGCCAACGACACCGAGTACGGCCTCTCGGCGTCGGTCTTCTGCGAGGACGAGGAGCGGGCCCGCGACCTCGCCGATCGGGTTGAGGCCGGCATGGTCCACATCAACGACCAGCCGATCAATGAGGACCACAACGCGCCATTCGGCGGTGTCAAGCAGTCCGGTCTCGGTCGCTACCACGGCGAGTGGATCACCCGCGAACTCACCGAGCCCAAGTGGATCTCCGTCCAGGGTGAGGAACGGGACTACTTTGTCTTCGAATAG
- a CDS encoding S8 family serine peptidase has protein sequence MSDRNNQRVGRRSLLQSIGAFGALVGLGGITSATPGREPGPKKDELIVGVDSDVSNIEAVVEPKIPSNAKIVHTNETLGYAAVEIADEASIQAKETVLDADEVTYSEDNVTYEAIGADPQELESDADTASTLYTPNDPNLGSQYAPQQVNAPEAWETTLGDPDVTISIVDQGVQYDHPDLSGNMDRSVSNGGSDFVDNDGDPYPVSASENHGTHVAGIAAGGTDNGTGHAGISNCSLLSARALGDGQGGSLSDIADAIQWSADQGADIINMSLGGGGATQLMREACQYAKSQGALLVAAAGNDYGSSVSYPAAHDSVVAVSSLDEGETLSDFSNLGPEIELAAPGDDVLSSVPWDDYDYFPGTSMASPVVAGVAGLTLSAWPNLSNEQLRTHLQDTAVDVGLSGNEQGSGRVDAGNAVTTEPGSSPDPNPDPGECGDEVNTASADGELSGGWGGNPSDTYTYQLQTVDPCSATITLEGPTSADFDLYLTVDGRTPTISDYDERSASEDSNETIEVDLTGSEAFGLLVSRYTGSGSYTMTVDESGR, from the coding sequence ATGTCCGATAGAAATAACCAACGGGTCGGTCGGCGATCGCTTTTACAATCAATCGGCGCATTCGGCGCGCTAGTCGGTCTCGGTGGCATCACGTCCGCGACGCCAGGGCGGGAGCCAGGACCGAAGAAAGACGAACTCATCGTCGGGGTCGATTCCGATGTCTCCAATATTGAAGCAGTTGTGGAGCCGAAGATTCCGAGCAACGCGAAGATCGTCCACACGAACGAGACGCTCGGCTATGCCGCAGTCGAGATCGCTGACGAGGCTTCAATACAGGCCAAGGAAACCGTCCTCGATGCTGATGAGGTTACGTACTCCGAAGACAACGTGACCTATGAGGCCATCGGGGCGGACCCACAGGAACTGGAAAGCGATGCTGATACGGCGTCGACACTCTACACCCCGAACGACCCGAACCTCGGGAGTCAGTACGCACCACAGCAGGTGAACGCGCCGGAAGCCTGGGAAACGACCCTCGGCGATCCGGATGTCACGATTTCGATCGTCGATCAGGGGGTCCAGTACGACCACCCAGATCTCTCTGGGAACATGGATAGAAGCGTTTCGAACGGCGGCTCCGACTTCGTCGATAATGACGGCGATCCATACCCAGTAAGCGCAAGCGAGAATCACGGGACGCACGTTGCTGGTATCGCAGCCGGTGGCACCGATAACGGGACGGGACACGCCGGCATCTCGAACTGTTCGCTGCTCTCGGCACGTGCACTCGGTGACGGTCAGGGCGGTTCGCTCTCCGATATCGCCGATGCGATCCAGTGGTCGGCTGATCAGGGAGCGGACATCATCAACATGTCCCTCGGTGGCGGCGGTGCGACGCAACTGATGCGGGAAGCCTGTCAGTACGCCAAATCGCAGGGGGCATTGCTCGTCGCGGCAGCCGGTAACGACTACGGCAGTAGCGTCTCGTACCCAGCCGCCCACGACAGTGTCGTGGCCGTCTCCTCACTCGACGAGGGAGAAACACTGTCGGACTTCTCGAACCTCGGCCCGGAGATCGAACTCGCCGCACCCGGTGACGATGTCCTCTCGAGTGTTCCCTGGGACGACTACGACTACTTCCCGGGGACCTCGATGGCCTCACCGGTCGTCGCCGGTGTCGCCGGGCTCACGCTTTCGGCGTGGCCGAACCTCTCGAACGAGCAACTGCGTACACACCTCCAGGACACCGCCGTCGATGTTGGCCTCTCGGGGAACGAACAGGGCAGCGGTCGCGTCGACGCGGGCAACGCCGTCACCACCGAGCCGGGTAGTTCTCCAGATCCGAACCCGGATCCCGGCGAGTGCGGTGACGAGGTCAACACTGCAAGCGCGGATGGCGAACTCAGTGGTGGCTGGGGCGGTAATCCGAGCGACACCTATACCTACCAGCTCCAGACGGTCGATCCATGCAGTGCCACTATTACCCTCGAGGGACCGACCAGCGCTGACTTCGACCTCTACCTGACGGTCGACGGACGGACGCCGACGATATCGGACTACGACGAGCGCTCGGCAAGCGAAGACAGTAACGAAACGATCGAGGTTGACCTCACCGGCAGCGAAGCGTTCGGCCTCCTCGTCAGCCGGTACACCGGTAGCGGTTCTTATACCATGACCGTCGACGAAAGTGGTCGCTAA
- a CDS encoding NYN domain-containing protein produces the protein MFDRVRARLSPDTVTEPAVGLFVDGPNVFRDEFDVDLDDLRDTARRLGRVGVIRVYLDEHATPGLIQAAEARGFEVIITSGDVDVKLAVDATALAGDGTIDQLAIVSRDTDFKPVLEYAGTVGVETIAIAPGSHGRSDALQNAADDALTLEP, from the coding sequence ATGTTTGACCGCGTTCGCGCACGTCTTTCGCCCGACACCGTAACCGAACCGGCAGTAGGGTTGTTCGTCGACGGGCCGAACGTCTTCCGCGACGAGTTCGACGTCGACCTTGATGATCTCCGCGATACGGCTCGCAGGCTCGGTCGTGTCGGCGTCATTCGAGTCTACCTCGACGAACACGCCACGCCCGGCCTCATCCAAGCCGCCGAAGCCCGCGGCTTCGAGGTAATCATCACCAGCGGCGACGTCGACGTGAAACTCGCCGTCGACGCGACCGCGCTCGCAGGCGACGGCACTATCGACCAACTCGCGATCGTCTCGAGGGACACTGATTTCAAACCCGTCCTCGAGTACGCGGGTACGGTCGGTGTGGAAACGATCGCGATCGCGCCGGGCTCGCACGGCCGCTCGGACGCCCTCCAGAACGCGGCCGACGACGCGCTTACACTCGAGCCGTGA
- a CDS encoding TRAM domain-containing protein, with protein MSFLGKYLKGWRFRTSRPALEQGSEVDVFIAESNGTSGRAYIGDTELVVEGAGPGTVEKQVRVRVTEFDETTASGRGELLEIVGESSYEG; from the coding sequence ATGAGCTTCCTCGGAAAGTACCTCAAGGGCTGGCGGTTCCGGACGTCTCGCCCGGCCCTCGAGCAGGGAAGCGAGGTCGATGTCTTCATCGCGGAGTCGAACGGCACATCGGGCCGCGCGTACATCGGTGACACTGAACTGGTCGTCGAGGGTGCCGGTCCGGGAACGGTCGAAAAGCAGGTCCGGGTCCGCGTGACCGAGTTCGATGAGACCACTGCGAGCGGTCGCGGTGAACTCCTCGAAATCGTCGGCGAGAGTTCCTACGAAGGCTGA